One genomic window of Oncorhynchus kisutch isolate 150728-3 unplaced genomic scaffold, Okis_V2 scaffold2505, whole genome shotgun sequence includes the following:
- the LOC116370255 gene encoding stonustoxin subunit beta: MKPGLRKYACDLTLDPNTVNRLLSLSEENRKVTCRRQERRYPGHPDRFEDCEQVLCREGLTGRCYWEVERSGGGAVMGVTYKGIKRRGGGIDCGIGYNDKSWSLVCSDCSYKACHNNNHTTIDVPSSSSHRVGVYLDWPAGTLSFYRVSSDTLTHLYTFHTTFTEPLYPGFRVYDVTSSVSLCQVVTVSNTT; this comes from the coding sequence atgcctgtgatctcacactggacccaaacacagtaaacagactcctctctctgtctgaggagaacagaaaggtgacatgtAGGAGACAGGAGCGGCGGTATCCTGGTCACCCAGATAGATTTGAGGACTGTGaacaggtgctgtgtagagagggtctgactgggcgctgttactgggaggtagagaggagtgggggaggggctgttatgggagtgacatataaaggaatcaaaaggagaggagggggcatTGACTGTGGGATTGGATacaatgacaagtcctggagtctgGTCTGCTCTGACTGCAGTTACAAGGCCTGTCACAATAATAATCACACTACCATAGACGTCCCTTCCTCCAGCtcccacagagtaggagtgtatctggactggccagctggcactctgtccttctacagagtctcctctgacacactgacccacctgtACACATTCCACACCACATTCAccgagcccctctatccagggtttagGGTTTATGATGTTACCTCCTCAGTGTCCCTTTGTCAAGTGGTCACTGTGTCAAACACAACATGA